The following proteins are encoded in a genomic region of Takifugu rubripes chromosome 21, fTakRub1.2, whole genome shotgun sequence:
- the asb6 gene encoding ankyrin repeat and SOCS box protein 6 produces the protein MPFLHGFRRIIYEYQPLVDAIMCAVGMEEGDQGDRVRSPEEQSGICSSLVELLERESHSEVFREGISYALFKVAERGLLYAAEILLRYGADLNFEDPVSYYNPLHVAVLRNRPTMVRLLVSHGADIEKRDRIHESSPLDLASEESERLLCLLTLLDMGADVNAGDKHRKTPLLHALASSDGLTVHNTGNIQLLLQRGADISAATQDGETVESLLVFLIKEALDANEEDAAEIGKFCLKTTRLLLAHGLDPSCCLNEDGESSLTRTSLEHFDLLFPLAVLLIQSGSSLVCSLHGDSCWFAYGLLFQRLQTALQQSSDQSHALELIEQAEALLNLARVDLPVLRAPSWLEIPEQSHDPHPYSQALLDLRDRILARDSNPPALRCLCRAFIRGQLQPWPLEDRVKALPLPDRLKEFLLPELTYTPKPGWDRFKPQHSHS, from the exons ATGCCTTTCCTTCACGGCTTTCGGAGGATCATTTATGAGTATCAGCCATTGGTTGATGCCATCATGTGTGCTGTtgggatggaggaaggagaTCAGGGTGACAG GGTGCGAAGTCCTGAGGAGCAGTCTGGGATTTGCTCTTCCCTGGTGGAGCTCCTGGAGCGAGAGTCCCATTCTGAAGTATTTCGAGAGGGCATCAGCTACGCTCTCTTTAAGGTGGCCGAGCGAGGTCTCCTTTATGCAGCAGAAATTCTTCTACGTTATGGAGCTGATCTGAACTTTGAAG ATCCAGTGTCGTACTACAATCCTCTACACGTGGCAGTCTTGAGGAACAGGCCGACCATGGTGAGGCTGCTTGTGAGCCACGGAGCCGACATTGAGAAGAGGGACAGG ATTCATGAGAGCAGTCCTTTGGATCTGGCCAGTGAAGAGTCAGAACGACTCCTCTGCCTGCTCACTCTGCTGGATATGGGCGCCGATGTCAACGCAGGGGACAAACACA GAAAAACACCACTGCTCCATGCCTTGGCCAGCAGCGACGGGCTCACTGTGCACAACACGGGGaacatccagctgctgctgcagagag GCGCTGACATCAGTGCTGCCACCCAGGACGGTGAAACAGTCGAGTCCTTGCTGGTGTTCCTGATTAAGGAAGCTCTGGATGCCAATGAGGAGGATGCTGCTGAGATTGGAAAATTCTGCCTGAAAACGACACGGCTTCTGCTGGCACATGGTTTGGACCCCAGCTGCTGTCTGAATGAGGATGGAGAATCCTCACTGACACGGACCAGCCTGGAGCACTTTGACCTACTTTTCCCTCTGGCGGTTCTCCTAATTCAGAGCGGCAGCTCTTTGGTCTGCTCTCTTCACGGAGACTCCTGTTGGTTCGCTTACGGCCTGCTTTTCCAGCGGCTCCAAACAGCCCTGCAGCAGAGCTCCGATCAGAGTCATGCCTTAGAGCTGATTGAGCAAGCCGAGGCTCTGCTCAACTTAGCGAGAGTCGACCTCCCCGTGCTGCGCGCACCTTCCTGGCTGGAGATCCCTGAACAAAGCCACGACCCTCACCCATACTCACAGGCCCTGCTAGACCTGCGCGACCGCATTTTAGCTCGCGACTCCAACCCTCCCGCTCTGCGATGTCTTTGCCGGGCCTTCATACGGGGCCAGCTGCAGCCGTGGCCTCTCGAGGACAGAGTGAAAGCTTTGCCTTTACCAGATAGACTCAAAGAGTTTCTTCTTCCTGAGCTCACCTACACGCCAAAGCCCGGCTGGGACCGCTTCAAGCCCCAGCACAGCCACAGCTGA